From one Catellatospora sp. IY07-71 genomic stretch:
- the urtC gene encoding urea ABC transporter permease subunit UrtC, which produces MKALTDMNPRLRAWLGFGLGALVLFAAAPALLSDFRLSLLAKYLCFAIVAVGIGLAWGRGGLLTLGQGVFFGLGGYAMAMHLKLADAGPGNMPDFMELYGQLDELPAWWAPFANPAFALAATVLLPMLVAFGLGTLVFRRRVRGAYFAILSQALAAAMVILLIGQQGTTGGTNGLTDIDGFFGYDLDDPVNQRMVYFIIAAVLLGLLALTRQLMRSRYGELLVAVRDSEERVRFLGYNPANVKLVAYVVAAGMAGLAGALFVPAVGIISPALIGIVPSIEFVIGVAVGGRAALLGPVLGAVAVAWAKTALSERFPGTWTYLQGAMFVLVVAFLPGGLASLWGMVRRRRETTPAPAPVTGDQALIKEVAV; this is translated from the coding sequence ATGAAAGCTCTGACCGACATGAACCCCCGGCTGCGGGCCTGGCTCGGCTTCGGGCTCGGCGCGCTCGTGCTGTTCGCCGCCGCGCCCGCGCTGCTCAGCGACTTCCGGCTCAGCCTGCTGGCCAAGTACCTCTGCTTCGCCATCGTCGCCGTCGGCATCGGCCTGGCCTGGGGCCGTGGCGGCCTGCTGACCCTCGGGCAGGGCGTGTTCTTCGGCCTCGGCGGCTACGCCATGGCCATGCACCTCAAGCTCGCCGACGCCGGGCCGGGCAACATGCCCGACTTCATGGAGCTGTACGGGCAGCTCGACGAGCTCCCGGCGTGGTGGGCCCCGTTCGCGAACCCGGCGTTCGCGCTGGCCGCGACGGTGCTGCTGCCCATGCTGGTCGCCTTCGGGCTCGGCACGCTGGTGTTCCGGCGGCGGGTGCGCGGGGCGTACTTCGCCATCCTCAGCCAGGCCCTGGCCGCCGCCATGGTCATCCTGCTCATCGGGCAGCAGGGCACCACCGGCGGCACCAACGGGCTCACCGACATCGACGGCTTCTTCGGCTACGACCTCGACGACCCGGTCAACCAGCGCATGGTCTACTTCATCATCGCCGCCGTCCTGCTCGGGCTGCTCGCGCTCACCCGCCAGCTGATGCGCTCCCGCTACGGCGAACTGCTGGTCGCGGTGCGCGACTCCGAGGAGCGGGTGCGCTTCCTCGGCTACAACCCGGCCAACGTCAAGCTCGTCGCGTACGTCGTCGCCGCGGGGATGGCGGGCCTGGCCGGGGCGCTGTTCGTGCCCGCGGTCGGCATCATCTCCCCCGCCCTGATCGGCATCGTGCCGTCGATCGAGTTCGTCATCGGGGTGGCCGTCGGCGGCCGGGCGGCGCTGCTCGGGCCGGTGCTCGGCGCGGTCGCCGTGGCCTGGGCCAAGACGGCGCTGTCCGAACGTTTCCCTGGCACCTGGACCTACCTCCAGGGCGCCATGTTCGTGCTGGTCGTGGCGTTCCTGCCGGGTGGTCTCGCGTCGCTGTGGGGCATGGTGCGGCGGCGACGCGAGACCACGCCCGCACCCGCGCCGGTGACCGGTGACCAGGCACTGATCAAGGAGGTGGCCGTATGA
- the urtD gene encoding urea ABC transporter ATP-binding protein UrtD yields MTAGGLTIRGLRVAFDGFVAVDGVDLDVAPGDIRFLIGPNGAGKTTLVDAVTGLVKASGSVRFGETELLGRDVHRIARLGVGRTFQTAALFEELTVLQNLDIAAGAGRGPWTMLRSRRAVPDDVAYALEAIGLTGRRDALAGTLAHGQKQWLEIGMLLVQNARLLLLDEPVAGMSHEEREATGELLGKIAADRTVVVIEHDMDFLRRFARTVTVLHAGRVLSEGTVAQVQADPKVQEVYLGHAAESEAQEVQA; encoded by the coding sequence ATGACCGCGGGCGGTCTGACCATTCGCGGGCTGCGGGTGGCGTTCGACGGGTTCGTCGCGGTGGACGGCGTGGACCTCGACGTCGCACCGGGCGACATCCGGTTCCTCATCGGCCCGAACGGGGCCGGCAAGACGACGCTGGTCGACGCGGTGACCGGGTTGGTCAAGGCGAGCGGGTCGGTGCGCTTCGGCGAGACCGAGCTGCTCGGCCGGGACGTGCACCGCATCGCCCGGCTGGGCGTGGGCCGCACCTTCCAGACGGCGGCGCTGTTCGAGGAGCTGACCGTGCTGCAGAACCTCGACATCGCGGCGGGCGCGGGCCGCGGCCCGTGGACGATGCTGCGCAGCCGCCGGGCGGTGCCCGACGACGTCGCGTACGCGCTGGAGGCGATCGGGCTGACCGGCCGCCGCGACGCGCTCGCGGGCACCCTCGCGCACGGCCAGAAGCAGTGGCTGGAGATCGGCATGCTGCTGGTGCAGAACGCCCGGCTGCTGCTGCTCGACGAGCCGGTCGCCGGGATGAGCCACGAGGAGCGCGAGGCCACCGGCGAGCTGCTCGGCAAGATCGCCGCCGACCGCACCGTGGTCGTCATCGAGCACGACATGGACTTCCTGCGCCGCTTCGCCCGCACCGTCACCGTGCTGCACGCCGGGAGGGTGCTCAGCGAGGGCACCGTCGCCCAGGTGCAGGCCGATCCGAAGGTCCAGGAGGTCTACCTCGGCCACGCGGCCGAGTCCGAGGCCCAGGAGGTGCAGGCGTGA
- the urtE gene encoding urea ABC transporter ATP-binding subunit UrtE, which produces MLRIEKVHAGYGRSTVLHGVDVTVDDGSVTAVLGHNGAGKSTLLRAAIGLLRPRQGMVLFGGEDVTKLAPHERVARGMAYVPQGQQCFPHLTTLENLQLVADGRRGGKEALASALDLFPALTGLLRRRAGLLSGGQRQQLAIARALITRPKLLLLDEPTEGIQPNVVAEIEQAVLSLAGRDGLSVLLVEQHLGFALRAAHRYHVLESGRVTSSGAGGTAAEPAVRAALTV; this is translated from the coding sequence ATGCTGCGCATCGAGAAGGTGCACGCCGGGTACGGGCGCAGCACCGTGCTGCACGGCGTGGACGTGACCGTCGACGACGGCTCCGTCACCGCCGTGCTCGGCCACAACGGCGCGGGCAAGTCCACCCTGCTGCGCGCCGCGATCGGCCTGCTCCGGCCCCGGCAGGGGATGGTCCTGTTCGGCGGCGAGGACGTCACGAAGCTCGCCCCGCACGAGCGGGTGGCGCGCGGCATGGCGTACGTGCCGCAGGGCCAGCAGTGCTTCCCGCACCTGACCACGCTGGAGAACCTGCAGCTGGTCGCGGACGGCCGCCGGGGCGGCAAGGAGGCGCTCGCGAGCGCGCTCGACCTGTTCCCGGCGCTGACCGGGCTGCTGCGCCGCCGCGCCGGGCTGTTGTCCGGCGGGCAGCGCCAGCAGCTGGCCATCGCCCGCGCGCTGATCACCCGGCCCAAGCTGCTGCTGCTCGACGAGCCGACCGAGGGCATCCAGCCCAACGTGGTCGCCGAGATCGAGCAGGCGGTGCTGTCCCTGGCCGGGCGCGACGGCCTGTCCGTGCTGCTCGTGGAGCAGCATCTCGGCTTCGCGCTGCGCGCGGCGCACCGCTACCACGTGCTCGAATCCGGCAGAGTGACCTCGTCGGGGGCGGGCGGCACCGCCGCCGAACCCGCCGTACGCGCGGCCCTCACGGTGTAA
- a CDS encoding urease subunit gamma: MFLTQHEQERLLIHVAADVAERRRARGLLLNHPESVAIITRFLLEGARDGRTVVDLMDAGCQVLTRADVLPGVPEMVKEVQVEATFPDGTKLVTVHHPIR, from the coding sequence ATGTTCCTCACCCAGCATGAGCAGGAACGTCTGCTCATCCATGTGGCGGCCGACGTCGCCGAGCGGCGCCGCGCCCGCGGCCTGCTGCTCAACCACCCCGAGTCGGTCGCGATCATCACCCGTTTCCTGCTGGAGGGCGCCCGCGACGGGCGGACCGTCGTGGACCTGATGGACGCGGGCTGCCAGGTGCTGACCCGCGCGGACGTGCTGCCCGGCGTCCCCGAGATGGTGAAGGAGGTGCAGGTGGAGGCGACGTTCCCGGACGGCACCAAGCTGGTGACGGTGCACCACCCGATCCGGTGA
- a CDS encoding urease subunit beta: MIPGEILFGDGPVEINVSRPTTTLTVVNTADRPVQVGSHYHFAEANPGLSFDRAAAWGLRLAVPAGTAVRFEPGVTREVELVPLGGLRVVPGLRGECGGEL; this comes from the coding sequence GTGATCCCCGGTGAGATCCTCTTCGGGGACGGCCCCGTCGAGATCAACGTGTCCCGGCCGACCACCACGCTGACCGTGGTCAACACCGCCGACCGGCCGGTGCAGGTCGGCTCGCACTACCACTTCGCCGAGGCCAACCCCGGCCTGTCCTTCGATCGCGCCGCAGCCTGGGGCCTGCGCCTGGCCGTCCCGGCCGGGACCGCCGTGCGCTTCGAGCCCGGTGTCACCCGCGAGGTCGAGCTGGTGCCGCTCGGCGGCCTGCGGGTCGTGCCTGGCCTACGCGGCGAGTGCGGAGGCGAGCTGTGA
- a CDS encoding urease subunit alpha: protein MTILVSRERYAALYGPTTGDRIRLADTNLLIEVEADHCAGGDEAVFGGGKVIRESMGQSRATRAQGALDTVITGAVILDHWGIVKADIGLRDGRIVAIGRAGNPDTMPGVHPELVIGPATEVIAGNGKIVTAGAVDTHVHFICPDLVHEALANGVTTLVGGGTGPAEGTKATTVTANAWHLARMHEALDTFPVNVLLLGKGNTVSEEAMWEQLRAGAGGFKLHEDWGTTPAAIDACLRVADASGVQVSIHTDTLNEAGFVQDTLAAINGRAIHSYHTEGAGGGHAPDIITVASLPHILPSSTNPTRPYTRNTLAEHLDMLMVCHHLNAAVPEDLAFAESRIRPSTMAAEDLLHDLGAISIIGSDSQAMGRIGEIVLRTWQTAHVMKDRVGALPGDGAADNHRAKRYVAKYTICAAMANGLEGEIGSVEPGKLADLVLWDPAFFGVRPHLVVKGGMIAYAQMGDANASIPTPQPMLPRPMFGAYGVAAAHTSLAFVAPATIEAGLELDIRRRMVPVGDVRSRGKADLPHNGAMPHIEVDPDTFTVRIDGEVVDPDPPTVLPMAQRYFLF from the coding sequence GTGACGATCCTGGTCAGCCGGGAGCGCTACGCGGCGCTCTACGGCCCCACCACCGGCGACCGCATCCGGCTCGCCGACACCAACCTGCTCATCGAGGTCGAGGCCGACCACTGCGCGGGCGGCGACGAGGCCGTCTTCGGCGGCGGCAAGGTCATCCGCGAGTCGATGGGCCAGTCCCGGGCCACCCGTGCGCAGGGCGCCCTGGACACCGTCATCACCGGGGCGGTGATCCTGGACCACTGGGGCATCGTCAAGGCCGACATCGGCCTGCGCGACGGCAGGATCGTCGCGATCGGACGCGCCGGCAACCCGGACACCATGCCCGGCGTACACCCGGAACTGGTCATCGGGCCCGCCACGGAGGTGATCGCCGGCAACGGGAAGATCGTCACCGCGGGGGCGGTCGACACGCACGTGCACTTCATCTGCCCCGACCTGGTGCACGAGGCCCTCGCGAACGGCGTGACCACGCTGGTCGGCGGCGGCACCGGCCCGGCCGAGGGCACCAAGGCCACCACGGTCACCGCCAACGCGTGGCACCTGGCCCGGATGCACGAGGCGCTGGACACGTTCCCGGTCAACGTGCTGCTGCTCGGCAAGGGCAACACGGTGTCCGAGGAGGCCATGTGGGAGCAGCTGCGGGCCGGGGCGGGCGGGTTCAAGCTGCACGAGGACTGGGGCACCACGCCCGCCGCGATCGACGCCTGCCTGCGTGTCGCCGACGCGTCCGGGGTGCAGGTGTCCATCCACACCGACACCCTGAACGAGGCCGGGTTCGTGCAGGACACCCTGGCCGCGATCAACGGCCGGGCGATCCACTCGTACCACACCGAGGGCGCCGGGGGCGGGCACGCGCCCGACATCATCACCGTGGCGAGCCTGCCCCACATCCTGCCGTCGTCGACCAACCCGACCCGGCCGTACACCCGCAACACCCTCGCCGAGCACCTCGACATGCTGATGGTGTGCCACCACCTGAACGCGGCCGTGCCCGAGGACCTGGCGTTCGCGGAGAGCCGCATCCGGCCCTCCACCATGGCCGCCGAGGACCTGCTGCACGACCTCGGCGCGATCTCGATCATCGGGTCCGACTCGCAGGCCATGGGGCGCATCGGCGAGATCGTGCTGCGCACCTGGCAGACCGCGCACGTGATGAAGGACCGGGTCGGCGCGCTGCCCGGCGACGGGGCCGCCGACAACCACCGCGCCAAGCGGTACGTCGCGAAGTACACCATCTGCGCGGCCATGGCCAACGGGCTGGAGGGCGAAATCGGCTCGGTCGAGCCCGGCAAGCTCGCCGACCTGGTGCTGTGGGACCCGGCGTTCTTCGGCGTACGGCCGCACCTGGTGGTCAAGGGCGGCATGATCGCGTACGCGCAGATGGGCGACGCGAACGCGTCCATCCCCACCCCGCAGCCCATGCTGCCCCGCCCGATGTTCGGCGCGTACGGCGTCGCCGCCGCGCACACCTCGCTCGCCTTCGTCGCGCCCGCCACGATCGAGGCCGGGCTGGAGCTGGACATCAGGCGGCGGATGGTGCCGGTCGGGGACGTGCGCTCGCGCGGCAAGGCCGACCTGCCGCACAACGGCGCCATGCCGCACATCGAGGTCGACCCGGACACGTTCACCGTCCGGATCGACGGCGAGGTCGTCGACCCCGACCCGCCGACCGTCCTGCCCATGGCCCAGCGGTACTTCCTGTTCTGA
- a CDS encoding urease accessory protein UreF, which translates to MHSTAYLLLADGRFPSGGHAHSSGLEAAVAAGRVTDLAGLESFLRGRLSYAAPVAAAFTATTHLTASRLGRAPSTSESDNKVPFLSLDAELEARTVSPALRLASRRQGRALLRAGRLTWPSELYAYLPKHPDGPHQPLALGVTTAAAGLSTEESAHVAAYGVVTGPASAAVRLLGLDPYQVQHLLARLAGACDEIAASAAAVAHKSPEELPAHAAPLADISAEIHATWEVRLFAS; encoded by the coding sequence ATGCACTCGACCGCGTACCTGCTGCTGGCCGACGGGCGCTTCCCGTCCGGCGGCCACGCGCACTCCAGCGGCCTGGAGGCGGCCGTCGCGGCCGGCCGGGTCACCGACCTGGCCGGCCTGGAGTCCTTCCTGCGCGGCCGCCTGTCCTACGCCGCCCCTGTAGCCGCCGCCTTCACCGCCACCACCCACCTCACCGCTTCGCGGTTAGGAAGGGCACCTTCTACATCGGAATCCGATAACAAGGTGCCCTTCCTTTCTCTTGATGCGGAGCTGGAGGCGCGGACGGTGTCGCCGGCGCTGCGGCTGGCGTCGCGGCGGCAGGGGCGGGCGCTGCTGCGGGCCGGGCGGCTGACATGGCCGTCGGAGCTGTACGCGTACCTGCCGAAGCATCCGGACGGGCCGCATCAGCCGCTGGCGCTGGGCGTCACCACGGCTGCAGCGGGACTGTCCACCGAGGAGTCCGCGCACGTCGCCGCGTACGGGGTGGTCACCGGGCCGGCCAGTGCCGCCGTGCGGCTGCTCGGGCTCGACCCGTACCAGGTGCAGCACCTGCTCGCCCGCCTCGCGGGCGCCTGCGACGAGATCGCCGCGAGCGCGGCGGCCGTCGCCCACAAGTCCCCGGAGGAGCTGCCGGCCCACGCGGCGCCGCTGGCCGACATCTCCGCCGAGATCCACGCCACCTGGGAGGTGCGTCTCTTTGCTAGCTGA
- the ureG gene encoding urease accessory protein UreG encodes MLADHDESVPHTHPEPGVDPHPPLPQLDRAVRIGIGGPVGSGKTALVAALCRALADELRLAVVTNDIYTTEDADFLKRAGVLDPARIRAVETGCCPHTAIRDDISANLDAVEELEEAFGPLDLVLVESGGDNLTATFSKGLVDQQIFVVDVSGGDKVPRKGGPGVTTADLLVINKTDLAPLVGADLGVMDRDARARRGELPTIFQSIAEDPHASQVAAWVRHVVAHSRGHEHAGAH; translated from the coding sequence TTGCTAGCTGATCACGACGAGTCCGTTCCCCACACCCACCCCGAGCCGGGCGTCGACCCGCACCCGCCACTGCCGCAGCTGGACCGGGCGGTGCGCATCGGCATCGGCGGCCCCGTCGGCTCCGGCAAGACCGCCCTGGTCGCCGCCCTGTGCCGGGCGCTGGCCGACGAGCTGCGGCTCGCGGTGGTGACCAACGACATCTACACCACCGAGGACGCCGACTTCCTCAAGCGCGCGGGCGTGCTCGACCCGGCCCGCATCCGCGCCGTCGAGACCGGCTGCTGCCCGCACACCGCGATTCGTGACGACATCTCCGCCAACCTCGACGCGGTCGAGGAGCTGGAGGAGGCGTTCGGGCCGCTCGACCTGGTGCTCGTCGAGAGCGGCGGCGACAACCTCACCGCCACGTTCAGCAAGGGCCTGGTCGACCAGCAGATCTTCGTGGTGGACGTGTCCGGCGGCGACAAGGTGCCGCGCAAGGGCGGACCCGGTGTCACCACAGCCGACCTGCTCGTCATCAACAAGACCGACCTCGCCCCGCTGGTCGGCGCCGACCTGGGCGTGATGGACCGCGATGCCCGCGCCCGCCGCGGCGAGCTCCCGACCATCTTCCAGTCGATCGCCGAGGACCCGCACGCGAGCCAGGTCGCCGCCTGGGTGCGCCACGTCGTCGCGCACTCGCGCGGCCACGAGCACGCCGGGGCTCACTGA
- a CDS encoding urease accessory protein UreD produces MRALARIVAEADGRSGTRLARLRGEPPLQLRHTPDGSGAATVHLIGSAAGPLGGDDLRIEIEVGAGAVLCVRTVAASIALPGRDGARSRVSITADVAAGGELRWLPEQLVAAAGCHHLAVSTVELAEGARLLWREELICGRHGEQPGNAVISTSVGYGGAPLLRQSLSVGPDTPGWDGPAVLGAARATGSLLHVDPTLASAGPQVLGPSAVRMPLTGPASLVSATAADAHSLRGYLEP; encoded by the coding sequence ATGCGCGCGCTGGCCAGGATCGTCGCCGAGGCCGACGGCCGCAGTGGCACCCGGCTGGCGCGCCTGCGCGGCGAACCGCCCCTGCAGCTGCGGCACACGCCGGACGGCTCGGGGGCGGCGACGGTGCACCTCATCGGCAGCGCGGCCGGTCCGCTGGGCGGCGACGACCTGCGGATCGAGATCGAGGTGGGGGCGGGGGCGGTGCTGTGTGTGCGTACCGTCGCCGCGTCCATCGCCCTGCCCGGCCGGGACGGGGCGCGCTCGCGGGTCTCGATCACCGCGGACGTCGCCGCCGGAGGCGAGCTGCGCTGGCTTCCCGAGCAGCTCGTCGCTGCGGCGGGCTGCCACCATCTGGCGGTGTCCACCGTGGAGCTGGCCGAGGGTGCGCGGCTGCTGTGGCGGGAGGAGCTGATCTGCGGCCGCCACGGCGAGCAGCCCGGCAACGCCGTGATCAGCACGTCGGTCGGCTACGGCGGCGCTCCCCTGCTGCGGCAGTCGCTGTCGGTCGGGCCGGACACCCCGGGGTGGGATGGTCCGGCCGTTCTCGGCGCTGCCCGTGCCACCGGCAGCCTGCTCCACGTCGACCCGACCCTCGCCTCGGCCGGGCCTCAGGTGCTCGGGCCCTCCGCGGTGCGGATGCCGCTGACCGGTCCGGCGTCGCTGGTGAGCGCCACGGCCGCCGACGCGCACAGCCTGCGGGGCTACCTCGAGCCCTGA
- a CDS encoding FAD-dependent monooxygenase gives MNERKAVVIGAGIGGLCAAIGLRRRGWDVTVLERAAAFTEVGAGLTLMANGLRGLDALGVGQAVQQAGRGDTSGGIRTPAGRWVSRVDGEAMLRLLGTSAVGVHRAVLHRILLAELPAGVVVTGAEVVEVVPEPVPRVHYRTADGSVVCTPDLVVAADGINSRVRAQLWCDLPAPVYSGTTAWRGVTREPWHGPLTTAITWGRGTEFGIVPLGDGRVYWYGAVSAPAGHRYPEPDELSAVRARFAGWHEPVSALMAATAPEAVIRSDIHHLGTPPPSYHHGAVALLGDAAHAMVPNLGQGANQAIEDAVVLAALCDPAGDVVAALSEYDRQRRPRTQGIARAALQTARFGQQLDNPIAEGLRNAIMRLTPSKVALRSMAAHAGWTPPQIPAAPVPSA, from the coding sequence ATGAACGAGCGGAAAGCCGTGGTCATCGGTGCGGGCATCGGCGGGCTGTGCGCGGCCATCGGGCTGCGCCGCCGCGGCTGGGATGTCACCGTGCTCGAACGCGCCGCCGCATTCACCGAGGTGGGAGCCGGGCTGACGCTCATGGCCAACGGCCTGCGGGGTCTCGACGCGCTCGGCGTCGGCCAGGCCGTGCAACAGGCCGGGCGCGGGGACACCTCCGGCGGCATCCGCACCCCGGCCGGGCGCTGGGTCTCCCGGGTCGACGGCGAGGCGATGCTACGCCTGCTCGGCACGTCGGCCGTCGGCGTACACCGGGCCGTGCTGCACCGGATCCTGCTGGCCGAGCTGCCCGCCGGCGTGGTCGTCACCGGCGCCGAGGTCGTCGAGGTGGTGCCCGAGCCGGTGCCGCGCGTGCACTACCGCACCGCCGACGGCTCCGTCGTCTGCACGCCCGACCTGGTCGTCGCCGCCGACGGCATCAACAGCCGGGTACGCGCCCAGCTGTGGTGCGACCTGCCCGCACCGGTGTACTCCGGGACCACCGCCTGGCGCGGCGTGACCCGCGAACCGTGGCACGGGCCGCTCACCACCGCGATCACCTGGGGCCGGGGCACCGAGTTCGGCATCGTGCCGCTCGGCGACGGCCGGGTGTACTGGTACGGAGCCGTCAGCGCCCCGGCCGGGCATCGCTACCCGGAGCCCGACGAGCTGTCGGCGGTGCGGGCGCGCTTCGCCGGCTGGCACGAGCCCGTCTCCGCGCTCATGGCCGCCACCGCGCCCGAGGCGGTCATCAGGTCCGACATCCACCACCTCGGCACGCCGCCGCCGTCCTACCACCACGGTGCCGTGGCGCTGCTCGGCGACGCCGCGCACGCGATGGTGCCCAACCTCGGGCAGGGCGCCAACCAGGCCATCGAGGACGCGGTGGTGCTCGCCGCGCTGTGCGACCCGGCGGGCGACGTGGTGGCGGCGCTGTCCGAATACGACCGGCAGCGGCGGCCCCGCACGCAGGGCATCGCCCGTGCCGCCCTGCAGACCGCCCGGTTCGGCCAGCAGCTCGACAATCCGATTGCCGAAGGGCTGCGCAACGCGATCATGCGGCTCACGCCGTCGAAGGTCGCGCTGCGGTCCATGGCCGCACATGCGGGCTGGACACCGCCGCAGATCCCGGCGGCACCGGTGCCGTCTGCCTGA
- a CDS encoding TetR/AcrR family transcriptional regulator, which produces MSRYAVITDAAIELVAELGMRGLTHRAVDARAGLPPGTTSAYYRTRKALIEALVHRIADLDSADLERNALPADAAPALPAVLGPAELDQLAVQVAVVMDGWLTTGRTRTLARYAALLEATHHPELRTILAYGNASRTQARALLAAAGADDPEQAGPQFVACVDGLLFDRLIGAGALGAPPPGTAENRADLAAALRTLLRAFTGK; this is translated from the coding sequence TTGTCCCGGTACGCCGTCATCACCGACGCCGCCATCGAGCTGGTCGCCGAACTCGGCATGCGCGGGCTGACCCACCGCGCCGTCGACGCCCGTGCGGGCCTGCCGCCCGGCACCACCTCGGCGTACTACCGCACGCGTAAGGCGCTGATCGAGGCACTCGTGCACCGCATCGCCGACCTCGACAGCGCCGACCTGGAACGCAACGCGCTGCCCGCCGACGCCGCCCCGGCGCTGCCGGCCGTGCTCGGCCCGGCGGAGCTGGACCAGCTCGCGGTGCAGGTCGCGGTGGTGATGGACGGGTGGCTGACCACGGGCCGGACGCGCACCCTGGCCCGCTACGCGGCGCTGCTGGAGGCGACCCACCACCCCGAGCTGCGCACCATCCTGGCGTACGGCAACGCGTCGCGTACCCAGGCCCGCGCGCTGCTCGCCGCGGCGGGCGCCGACGACCCCGAGCAGGCCGGCCCGCAGTTCGTGGCCTGTGTCGACGGGCTGCTGTTCGACCGCCTGATCGGCGCCGGCGCGCTCGGCGCTCCGCCGCCGGGCACCGCCGAGAACCGGGCCGACCTCGCCGCCGCGCTGCGCACCCTGCTCCGCGCGTTCACTGGGAAGTGA